A DNA window from Loxodonta africana isolate mLoxAfr1 chromosome 7, mLoxAfr1.hap2, whole genome shotgun sequence contains the following coding sequences:
- the LOC100663576 gene encoding olfactory receptor 52B4-like: MAGFNYTGVNHRVFYLLGIPGREDLHIWISIPFFISYVFVLLGNGLLIFIILTKSSLHEPMYVFLCMLAGVDIVFATTTEPKALAIFWCNYREISLNGCIAQLYFQHSSFISESGILLIMAFDRYIAICYPLRYTSILTHSLIGKIGVAVFLRAHFTISPMIFLLKRLTFCRNNILPHTFCEHIGLAKYACDDTRINIWYGFFVLMSTVILDVVLIFASYVLILHAVFHIPSQDACNKALNTCSSHVCVIILFYGPGIFSVLTQRFGRHIPLHVHILLANVTMLAPPMLNPIIYGVKTKQIRDQVVYVFFPKQKQLGMAETDF; encoded by the coding sequence ATGGCTGGCTTCAACTACACTGGTGTTAACCATAGGGTCTTCTATCTGCTGGGCATTCCAGGCCGAGAAGACTTACACATATGGATTTCCATCCCCTTCTTCATCTCCTATGTCTTTGTTCTCCTTGGGAATGGCCTGCTCATTTTCATTATCCTCACCAAGAGCAGCCTCCACGAACCTATGTATGTTTTCCTCTGTATGCTGGCTGGAGTTGACATTGTCTTTGCTACCACCACAGAGCCCAAGGCATTGGCCATTTTCTGGTGCAATTATAGAGAAATTTCTCTTAACGGCTGCATTGCCCAGCTCTACTTCCAGCATTCCTCCTTCATCTCTGAGTCAGGCATCTTGCTGATTATGGCATTTGACCGCTACATTGCAATATGTTACCCACTGAGATATACTTCGATTCTTACCCACTCCCTGATTGGGAAAATTGGTGTGGCTGTGTTTTTGAGAGCACATTTTACAATTTCCCCCATGATATTTCTTCTGAAGAGGCTGACTTTTTGCAGAAATAACATCCTTCCACATACATTCTGTGAACACATTGGCTTGGCCAAGTATGCCTGTGATGACACCCGCATAAATATCTGGTATGGGTTTTTTGTCTTAATGTCCACAGTGATCTTAGATGTTGTCCTCATTTTTGCTTCCTATGTTCTGATTCTCCATGCTGTCTTTCACATTCCTTCCCAAGATGCTTGCAACAAAGCTCTCAACACATGCAGCTCCCATGTCTGTGTTATTATTCTCTTTTATGGGCCTGGAATCTTCTCAGTTCTCACACAGCGCTTTGGACGCCACATACCACTACATGTCCATATCTTGCTGGCCAATGTCACCATGCTTGCTCCACCTATGCTGAATCCCATCATTTACGGGGTCAAGACTAAGCAGATACGAGACCAAGTGGTCTATGTGTTTTTTCCAAAGCAGAAACAACTGGGGATGGCAGAGACTGATTTCTGA